The DNA region CTCACGCTCCATGGTGACTGTGACGGGGTCACTCCTGGGTCATGGCGGGGGTGCTCAGGGCTCCTTTTCTTCCCATGACAACCTGACGgcaggctggggtggggcagagagACCCTGCTCACTGCCTTCACAGGGGACAGCATGGTCTGACAGCCCGCGGCCCCTCTCTCCACAGACAGCCTGCAGGGCCTGGAGGTCTGCTCCACGAGCCTGGACACCCAGGAGACGCAGTGCCAGACTGTGCAGGTCCCCAGGGCCTCCCACCGGCAGGCCGGGCAGCAGGTGAGGCCAGTGTCTGACCTGGACCTGCCGGTCCAGCCCCAAGCCTGTGCCCGGCAGCACAGCTGTCCCCTGGCCAGTTCTCGCCGCCCTGCCCGCTCCACAGCCCATCCTGGCCCACGGCCGAGGCGCCCCTCCTCCCCTACCCCAGACTCTGGGTTCCAGCTGTGCGAGGTGGAGCTGGcctggccgggggtggggggtcgACACCCAGGTCCACAGCTCACCCCGTCTCTGCCCAGCTCCAGGTGCACTTTGACTGCTTCAAGGTGGGCGTGGCCCAGACCCTCTACGTCACCCTGAGGACTGTCCCCCACTTCTGCGGGGTCCAGCTGGGCCAGCAATACCACACGGAAGGTAGGGACCAGGGAGCTGGCGTGGGCActgccctccagcctcctggAGGGAGCGGTGACTGCCCTGAGGCAGGAGTCACCCAGGCAGCGGGTAGGCCATGAGGGACAGGTCCCAGCAAGTGCATTTGCTTAATTCTGGGTTGCTGTCTCCCTGGAGGGGTGGGCTTCTGGAAACCACACCCGCAGAGGCCCGGGTGCCCCTGGGGCAGAGTGGGCTGGGCCCAACACTTCCCTTGTCATTCGCAGACTGCAGAGAGGAGGACGTGGGGAAGAATGTGCCTGACTGCTTCGGTGAGGTCCCTCCCCAGGTGGGACCCCGGCCCCGTTGCCCCTGGGAAGACCCTTGGGTGGTGGTGGGCACCCACAAGCCTCCTACCGGGCTCTTCTGCCCTCCTCACGTGGGAACTCACGATGGGTCCTCAGGCAGGCAACTTCCAAGATGCCTGGGTCTGGCAGGAGTCACCACATGCAGGCTGTCAGGACAGCTGGAGCCCTGTGCCTGGTGACCTCTGGCCACAGCATGACCCCTCCTGCCCTCCTACAGCTGAGAAGCTCTCCTACTGGGTGGACCGCAGCCGCAAGGTCATTCTAGTGCGGGTGCCAGAGTCGGGGGGCCCTGACTACTATGTGCGGCTCTGTCTGAAGCGGTTCATCTGCGAGGACGCGGGCGCCCCAGTGCGGGTGAGCCTCAGCCCCGCCCACCCCTGTCCTCCCCTGCCGCCCCGCCCACAGCTCCAGCCCCGCCCCTGTCCTCCCCTGCCACCCCGCccacagccccgccccgccccagacCCAGCCCTCCCCTGTCCTCCGCCCCTGTCCAGCCCCCCTGTCCTCCCCTGCCGCCCGCccacagccccgccccgcccagcaGACCCCGccctccctctgtcctcccccTGCCGCCCCGCCCACGCGCCTTCCCTCCGATGCAGGTAATAGGGAACAGGGTCTCCCGGAGGGTCTCTCTACCCTACAGCCAAGAGTTGTCGTGCCTGTGCCTTGAGGTCAGTAAGGGTGCGGGCTTGACACCCGAGAGTGGACAAGAGGATGGGCCGACTCTGTGCTGATCCCAGCCCGTTCCGCAGGTCTGGTCGGCAACCCCTGATGCGGTGCGAATCCAGACCTGCCCTTTCAAAAATGGTGAGTGCCCTGCGGTGCCCGGGAGAGcgaggagggaggggtgggagatggTGAGTCAGGGGTCCCCAAGGGTGGGGGCTCCTGGTCCAGCGCGCGGGGCTGACACAAGAGGGGCTGAGAGTAGCGGGGAGGCCCAGCCTCAGCGCCTGAGACGGCTTCAGGCAGTAGGTAGTCAGCGCTGTGTTCTGGGCAAGCCCTCCAGGTGGTGGAAGCCCTGCGTGGATGCAAGCGTCCATGTCAGCCAGACACAAGCACACACGGGCGCCATGGCCTGGCCACCTGGGAGACCTCGGGGGATCCTCCCCGAGGATTAGGGGTGCTCATCAGGGCACACAAGCGAACTGGCTGGGGCCTAGGCCGAGAGCCACGGGAGAAGACACCTGCCCGGGACCCAGCCTGCCTGTCACTGAGCAGGTGCTGGGTCCGGTGGTCTGTCAGCAGCTGGGACAGTGTCCCTCTGACTCCAGCCCTGGGGGAGGGTCCCTGCAGACACGGAGAGCCTCTGGGACGCCATCCGCTACCACCCGGGGAGCCAGGCGCTGAGCTGGGAACCCGCCTGCCCCATGAGAGGCCGTGTGAGTCTGTGCTGGCAGCCAGGGCCAGGGGCCCACTGCCTCGAGCTGAAGCACTCAGGCCGGCCGGCGCGCGGCAGGGTGAGTGTCCCCCAGGCAGGGATGGGGGCGGGGATGGACGGCCAGGGCCCTGACGTGAGCTCCCCCCAGGTGCAGTACCCGCTGGTGGACACacagccccagctctgcctgaAGGTGAGTGGGCCAGACCACAACCTGCCTCGTGCCCTCCCGGGGCTTGCGGAGGGATCTGAGGAGCCAGACAAGGGACCCACGGCATTGGGGCAGGGGACCCACGGCCAAATGTCTCCCTCTGCCTTGCCCAGCCCCAGGGTCCAGCCACCTAGCAGCCCCTCTAACCCCTCCTGGGCCaacagtggggggcgggggtttGTAACCAATCTCAGAGGGCCGTGGAGGCCCGCCTGAGGGACATACCCTGTCCCTCGGCCTCCCGGCAGTTCTCCACGAGCCTGGGTTTCCAAGTGAGGTGCCCTTTCAAGCAGCCGCGGTTCCCAGGTGAGCCCTCCAGGGGACAGGGCCTCGAGGGGAAGGGGGCCTCCAAGGGGCGGGGCCCTCTGAGGGGCGGGACCCCAACAAGGGGCGGGGCCCTCCAGGGGCGGTCCCTCAGGAGCGGGCCCTCCAGAGGGCAGGCGGGAGGCTGGTCAGGGGCCCTTGCAGTGTGACCATAGCAAAAACGGTCAGCAGTGGGTGGGTGCTGGGCCTCACCCCTGCCCCCTACAGCCTGGAAGATGGCCGTCCAGCCCGCACCCGCTCCCGGCCGCCTCCGGGTGGCCTTCTTCTCGTCCGGCCCCGCCCGGTTCCAGGTGCGCCTGTGTCACCAGGGGAAGACGTGGCCCCCCGCCTGCCGTCGACTGCTCCAGGCCACCCCCGTCCCTGCGGCCTCTGTGAGCCAGGTGGGGCGGGCACCGTCCTGGAGACCTGGGGATGGGGCTGACCCCCGACTTTCCTGCAGTCAGAGCTAGTCCCCACAAGGGCGGAGGGTGGCGAGCACCACAGTgacctggaggagcctggtctgcGCCCCCACGGCCTGTGACCGACCCCTCCCGCACCAGGGTGACTCCGCAGAGGACCCTGCAGTGGCCTTTGTGGACATTCCTGGGGACGAGGCCTGTGCACCCAGCACCTGCATCCAGGTAGGTGTACCGGCCTGCCCAGCCTCCGCCCACCTCCCAGGAGCTGCCCAGGGCCCTGGGCTGCTCTGGGGGTCCCTTCAGCCCCACAGCCTCTCCAGATGGTGCTTCTGGGGAATGAGGGGGCATGCAAGGTGGGCTGTAGGCTGTGCTGACCTGCtctctctgccctgcccccacccacaggGCAGGAGGACCGATGTCCAGTTCTCCGTTCCCCAGCAGCTCTGCAACCTCCAGTGTGGTGAGTGAACAGGCCAGGCCTCAGCGGGTACGGGGGCTGGGAGGACAGGCACTCAGGGGCTGCTAGGGGCCAAGGGCTGGACCCCAGACTGGCCCCTAGCAGCCCCATCTCCCACTGTCAGGATGGCGGGGACACACTGCACAGgaggtggaggacagaggggccaCCGCCTCAGCGCCAGGCCAGGCTTCTGAGCCTTGACTTGGGTAAGCAAGGCCCCTCCAGGGCCTCGCACCGGGTCAGGGGTGTTGCGTCCTCCTCCCTGAGTGTTCACCACCCTGGCCTGGGCTCTGGTTCCAACTGCCCAGGAACTCGAAGTCCCCGGCCCACCTGTCGCCCACCCAGGAGTCCCAGACTCCTGGACCTCAGACTTGGCAGGATGTAGAGGGAGCCCTAAACCTATGGGGCCTCAGTGTGGCCCAGGGGCTGACTGCTGCCTGAGGCCCGGGGGTAGCGGGGCAGTGAGGACACAAGGGCAGTGGAGTGAGGAGCGAGCACACTCCCCTTCAAGTGCAAACCTTTCCCCGTGCTGAAATGCAGAAAGACGGGTGTCTGGGCATCCAGGGCTGTCACCATCCCGTCCACTGATGGGCAACTGGGCAGGTCTCGAATGGCCTCTGAGTGCAGCGGAGCCTCAGCAATGCCAGGGTGCCCCGGTCCCGCCCACCTCCCCTGGCAAATGCTCCAGGGCCTGCATCCGCTTCTCCCCTTACCCCACCACcacacccccccacctccccaccccagcaggTCGAAGGGGCCATGGTCACCCCTAAGAGCCTTGTGTCTGGACCGGGGCTCCAATATTTGCCAGTCGGATGGCATGGTGGGTGGCCTGGGGCCATGACTGGAGCCCCAGTGCCACGCTGGGTGAGTCCCAGGGTCCTGTAAACGGTGAGAGCACCTGGGCCCAGCTGGAGTCGGGGAACCTGGGAGGATACTGCTCCTGGGGTCAGGGTAAACTCCCCTGAAGATGGACGTTTGCCTGCTGACCGGGCACTGGCTTGGCAGGACTGGGCAAGGGACCCTGAGAGGGTGGGGTctcatctccctctccttctttccACCTCATAGTCAGAGGTGGGCTGGGGGTATGTGAAAAGTGAACGTTAAAGcgttagtcgctcggtcgtgtctgactctttgcgaccccacggactgccgcatgccaggctcctctgtcca from Bos mutus isolate GX-2022 chromosome 5, NWIPB_WYAK_1.1, whole genome shotgun sequence includes:
- the IL17REL gene encoding interleukin-17 receptor E-like protein → MLAGHAVALLCLTWGAYQSLAIPRVTECGLSCPQGFACKSLVSRNIFNSFCQQPPASMPRSVLGALVLSTAIKCSPPDGCSLLLRVNASLTLHDSLQGLEVCSTSLDTQETQCQTVQVPRASHRQAGQQLQVHFDCFKVGVAQTLYVTLRTVPHFCGVQLGQQYHTEDCREEDVGKNVPDCFAEKLSYWVDRSRKVILVRVPESGGPDYYVRLCLKRFICEDAGAPVRVIGNRVSRRVSLPYSQELSCLCLEVWSATPDAVRIQTCPFKNDTESLWDAIRYHPGSQALSWEPACPMRGRVSLCWQPGPGAHCLELKHSGRPARGRVQYPLVDTQPQLCLKFSTSLGFQVRCPFKQPRFPAWKMAVQPAPAPGRLRVAFFSSGPARFQVRLCHQGKTWPPACRRLLQATPVPAASVSQGDSAEDPAVAFVDIPGDEACAPSTCIQGRRTDVQFSVPQQLCNLQCGE